One Planctomycetaceae bacterium DNA segment encodes these proteins:
- the rd gene encoding rubredoxin: MDKYICDACSWVYDPAVGDPGAGIEPNTPFADLPDDWVCPDCGAGKDQFSKL; this comes from the coding sequence ATGGACAAGTACATCTGTGACGCGTGCTCGTGGGTTTACGACCCTGCCGTGGGCGACCCCGGCGCCGGCATCGAACCCAACACGCCCTTCGCTGACCTGCCCGACGACTGGGTCTGCCCCGACTGCGGCGCCGGTAAGGATC